The proteins below are encoded in one region of Bacteroidota bacterium:
- a CDS encoding acyl carrier protein, translating to MADIESRVKSIIVDKLSVEESEITTESSFTNDLGADSLDTVELIMEFEKEFNIAIPDDQAEKIQTVGQAIDYIKANAK from the coding sequence ATGGCAGACATTGAATCACGAGTAAAATCGATAATTGTAGATAAACTAAGTGTAGAAGAAAGTGAAATTACAACCGAATCAAGTTTTACAAATGACCTTGGCGCAGATTCGTTAGATACCGTTGAATTAATTATGGAGTTCGAAAAGGAGTTTAACATTGCTATTCCTGATGATCAGGCCGAAAAAATACAAACGGTAGGGCAAGCAATAGACTACATAAAGGCAAATGCAAAATAA
- the fabF gene encoding beta-ketoacyl-ACP synthase II: MELKRVVVTGLGSLTPLGNSTAAYWQNLLNGVSGSAPITKFDASKFKTQFACEVKDFDPTEFIDKKEVRRMDAFSHYAIAVSEEAVIDAGLKDNTELDVDRIGVIWGSGIGGLRTFQDEVTAFAKGDGTPRFNPFFIPKMIADIACGHISMRYGYRGPNYTTVSACASSTNALIDAFNLIRLDKADIILTGGSEAAVNEAGVGGFNACMALSVRNDSPQTASRPFDKDRDGFVLGEGAGCVVVEELEHALKRGAKIYCELVGGGLSADAHHITAPHPEGLGAMNVMKNALRDAQLKPTDIDYINVHGTSTPLGDIAETKAIQKVFGDHAYILNISSTKSMTGHLLGAAGVIEGIATILAIQNDIVPPTINHFTDDPELDSKLNFTFNASQKRTVRAALSNTFGFGGHNASIIFKKYN, encoded by the coding sequence ATGGAATTAAAAAGAGTTGTCGTAACGGGCCTTGGGTCGCTTACGCCATTAGGTAATTCAACAGCTGCTTATTGGCAGAATTTACTTAATGGGGTAAGTGGATCGGCTCCAATTACTAAATTTGATGCAAGTAAATTTAAAACGCAATTTGCCTGTGAAGTAAAAGACTTCGATCCCACTGAGTTTATTGATAAAAAAGAGGTCCGCAGAATGGATGCTTTTTCGCATTATGCAATTGCTGTAAGCGAAGAAGCTGTAATAGATGCCGGCCTAAAAGACAATACTGAGTTAGATGTTGACCGCATAGGAGTAATATGGGGCAGCGGAATTGGAGGATTACGCACTTTTCAGGATGAAGTTACAGCCTTTGCCAAAGGCGATGGTACACCTCGTTTCAATCCATTCTTTATTCCAAAAATGATTGCTGATATAGCTTGTGGCCATATCAGTATGCGTTATGGTTACCGAGGCCCAAACTATACAACAGTATCGGCATGTGCAAGCAGCACCAATGCATTAATAGACGCTTTTAACTTAATCCGTCTTGACAAGGCCGACATAATTCTTACCGGAGGCAGCGAAGCGGCTGTAAACGAAGCCGGAGTTGGTGGCTTTAATGCTTGCATGGCACTTAGTGTACGAAACGATAGTCCACAAACTGCTTCGCGCCCATTTGACAAAGACCGCGATGGATTTGTACTTGGCGAGGGTGCCGGTTGTGTGGTTGTTGAAGAATTGGAACATGCCCTAAAACGTGGTGCTAAAATATATTGTGAACTTGTTGGAGGTGGATTAAGCGCTGATGCGCATCATATAACCGCCCCTCATCCCGAAGGGCTTGGCGCCATGAATGTGATGAAAAATGCACTTCGCGATGCACAATTAAAACCAACTGATATTGATTACATAAATGTTCACGGCACCTCTACTCCACTTGGTGATATTGCCGAAACAAAAGCTATACAAAAGGTTTTTGGCGATCATGCCTATATCCTGAATATAAGCAGTACCAAGTCGATGACAGGTCACCTGTTGGGAGCTGCTGGTGTTATTGAAGGCATTGCAACCATTTTGGCTATTCAAAATGATATCGTACCACCAACTATCAATCATTTTACCGATGACCCTGAACTTGACTCTAAATTAAATTTTACATTTAATGCATCGCAAAAGCGCACCGTGCGCGCTGCGCTAAGCAACACTTTTGGTTTTGGCGGTCACAATGCCAGCATCATTTTCAAGAAGTACAATTAA